In one window of Duganella dendranthematis DNA:
- a CDS encoding YdeI/OmpD-associated family protein — MPATDPRVDAYIAKSADFAQPILAHLRAVVHAACPEVEETIKWSFPHFMYKGMMCSMAAFKAHCALNFWKAELLMAADEVNREAMGHFGRITSLKDLPSKKVLASYIKQAMKLNDDGVAAPARAKPAAPRALEIPDDLQTALDAVPAARAYFDGFSPSKQRDYADWLTEAKTEATRTRRREQAIEWIAEGKARNWKYEKC; from the coding sequence ATGCCTGCCACCGATCCGCGCGTTGACGCCTACATCGCCAAATCCGCCGACTTTGCGCAGCCGATCCTGGCGCATCTGCGCGCGGTGGTGCATGCCGCTTGTCCGGAAGTGGAAGAGACCATCAAGTGGAGCTTCCCGCACTTTATGTACAAGGGCATGATGTGCAGCATGGCCGCGTTCAAGGCGCACTGCGCGCTGAACTTCTGGAAGGCCGAACTGCTGATGGCCGCCGATGAAGTCAATCGCGAAGCCATGGGCCACTTCGGCCGCATCACATCGCTCAAGGATCTGCCATCCAAGAAAGTGCTGGCTTCCTACATCAAGCAGGCGATGAAGTTGAATGACGATGGCGTGGCTGCGCCTGCCCGTGCCAAGCCGGCGGCGCCACGTGCGCTGGAGATACCGGACGACCTGCAAACCGCGCTGGATGCGGTGCCGGCGGCGCGCGCGTACTTCGACGGCTTCAGCCCCAGCAAGCAGCGCGACTACGCCGACTGGCTGACCGAAGCGAAGACCGAAGCCACGCGCACGCGCAGGCGCGAACAGGCCATCGAATGGATCGCAGAAGGTAAGGCGAGAAATTGGAAATACGAGAAATGCTAA
- the phnE gene encoding phosphonate ABC transporter, permease protein PhnE, which produces MNPDMPKPPARDWTMRILMLLLLALIVASFATLPLKWREFFTVDAINSTTELLAGFAPPETSSGFLAKTFWAAIETLAMSGLGTLLAVIFGLAFSLPASGRFGAAPRAAMRAVLNVLRSVPELVWASIMLIAAGLGPLGGTLALGAHTAGVLGRLFADSLENAAPLPEQSLRTNGANATAAFMYATLPQTLPQMMSYTLYRWENNIRAAAILGVVGAGGLGQMLKYHLSLFQMPLAATVILAMLLLVALVDAISFAMRRALTR; this is translated from the coding sequence ATGAATCCAGACATGCCGAAACCGCCGGCGCGCGACTGGACCATGCGCATCCTGATGCTGTTGCTGCTGGCGTTGATCGTCGCCAGCTTCGCCACGCTGCCATTGAAGTGGCGCGAGTTTTTCACCGTGGACGCCATCAACAGCACGACGGAACTGCTGGCCGGCTTTGCGCCGCCGGAGACTTCCAGCGGCTTCCTCGCCAAGACCTTCTGGGCGGCGATTGAAACGCTGGCCATGTCCGGCCTGGGCACGCTGCTGGCCGTGATCTTCGGCCTCGCTTTCTCGCTGCCGGCATCGGGCCGCTTCGGCGCCGCGCCGCGTGCCGCCATGCGCGCGGTGCTGAACGTGCTGCGTTCGGTGCCGGAACTGGTGTGGGCTTCCATCATGCTGATCGCAGCCGGCCTTGGCCCGCTGGGCGGCACGCTGGCCCTCGGCGCGCACACCGCAGGCGTGCTGGGACGCCTGTTTGCCGACTCGCTGGAAAACGCCGCGCCGCTGCCGGAACAAAGCCTGCGCACCAACGGTGCCAACGCCACCGCGGCCTTCATGTACGCCACGCTGCCGCAAACGCTGCCGCAGATGATGTCCTATACGCTGTACCGCTGGGAGAACAATATCCGCGCCGCCGCGATTCTCGGCGTGGTCGGCGCCGGTGGCCTTGGCCAGATGCTGAAGTATCACCTGTCGCTGTTCCAGATGCCGCTGGCCGCCACCGTCATCCTCGCCATGCTGCTGCTGGTGGCGCTGGTCGATGCCATCAGCTTCGCCATGCGGCGCGCACTTACAAGGTAA
- a CDS encoding PhnE/PtxC family ABC transporter permease, with amino-acid sequence MDATLNHAAVHRDPALRRRIFMVVAALVILWPTMVISEFKPWILFDEQSLNATGRFLADFLVPAHDAEFLQMLVRETWNTVAIATAGLTLALLGAIPATLIINEQLSISALGTGRMRPLAVFVRQTVRWLMVVLRSVPELVWALLLVRIIGLGPTAGVLAIALTYCGMLGKVYAEILESSDAHASDTLLANGSGRLAALLYGALPEAASELMSYTVYRWECAIRGSVVMGFVGAGGLGQRMDESLKAMNGAEVSAMLLVFIALVALADQFSKVLRRRLG; translated from the coding sequence ATGGACGCCACGCTGAACCACGCGGCGGTGCACCGCGACCCCGCCCTGCGTCGCCGCATCTTCATGGTCGTCGCCGCGCTGGTGATCCTGTGGCCGACCATGGTGATCTCCGAATTCAAGCCGTGGATACTGTTTGACGAACAAAGTCTGAACGCCACCGGCCGCTTTTTGGCCGACTTCCTGGTACCGGCCCACGATGCCGAATTCCTGCAAATGCTGGTGCGCGAAACCTGGAACACCGTGGCCATCGCCACCGCCGGACTGACGCTCGCACTGCTGGGCGCCATTCCAGCCACGTTGATCATCAACGAGCAGCTGTCGATTTCCGCACTGGGCACGGGGCGCATGCGCCCTCTCGCCGTCTTCGTACGCCAGACAGTGCGCTGGCTGATGGTGGTCCTGCGCTCGGTGCCGGAACTGGTATGGGCGCTGCTGCTGGTGCGTATCATCGGCCTGGGCCCGACCGCCGGCGTGCTGGCGATCGCCCTCACCTACTGCGGCATGCTGGGAAAGGTATATGCCGAGATTCTCGAATCGTCCGACGCCCACGCCAGCGACACGCTGCTGGCCAATGGCAGCGGGCGATTGGCCGCGCTGCTGTATGGCGCGCTGCCGGAAGCCGCCTCGGAACTGATGTCCTATACCGTCTACCGCTGGGAATGCGCGATACGCGGCTCGGTGGTGATGGGCTTCGTCGGCGCCGGCGGTCTTGGCCAGCGCATGGATGAATCGCTGAAGGCCATGAACGGCGCGGAAGTCTCCGCCATGCTGCTGGTATTCATCGCGCTGGTGGCGCTGGCCGACCAGTTCTCCAAGGTGCTGCGCAGGAGGCTGGGATGA
- a CDS encoding ABC transporter ATP-binding protein gives MLELRQLSKSYNGRPVLDQLSWTFKAGEFVSIMGDSGVGKSTLLNLIAGLDTPDPSAASPIIVDGIPMSGLDDDAATKLRRARMGFIFQAFHVLPHLTLLQNVALPLLLNGLPTERAAEMLEAVGLGGREQDFPHQISGGQMQRVAIARALVHRPALVLADEPTGNLDPETADAILTLLQREIKATGACAIMVTHSQLAAKKTDKILLLSRNGLKDTTNVNPFEQ, from the coding sequence ATGCTCGAACTTCGCCAGCTCTCCAAATCCTACAACGGCCGTCCGGTGCTGGACCAATTGTCATGGACTTTCAAGGCCGGCGAATTCGTCTCCATCATGGGCGATTCCGGCGTCGGCAAATCGACGCTGCTGAATCTCATCGCCGGCCTCGATACGCCCGATCCATCGGCCGCCTCGCCCATCATCGTCGACGGCATCCCGATGTCCGGCCTCGATGACGACGCCGCGACGAAGCTGCGGCGCGCGCGCATGGGTTTCATCTTTCAAGCCTTCCACGTACTGCCGCATCTGACCTTGTTGCAGAACGTCGCCTTGCCGCTGCTGCTGAATGGCCTGCCGACCGAACGCGCGGCGGAGATGCTTGAAGCGGTCGGCCTGGGCGGCCGCGAACAGGACTTCCCCCATCAAATCTCCGGCGGCCAAATGCAGCGCGTGGCGATCGCCCGCGCGCTGGTGCACCGCCCGGCCCTGGTGCTGGCCGACGAACCGACCGGCAATCTCGATCCGGAAACCGCCGACGCCATCCTCACGCTGTTGCAGCGCGAAATTAAAGCCACCGGCGCTTGCGCCATCATGGTTACACATTCGCAACTTGCTGCTAAAAAGACAGACAAAATCCTACTTTTATCCAGAAATGGACTAAAAGATACAACAAACGTCAACCCGTTTGAGCAATAA
- a CDS encoding phosphonate ABC transporter ATP-binding protein, whose product MPTYQLQDLTVRHLGGRSAPALQAINLTVEQGEQLALIGPSGAGKTTLLATLSLSHKPSEGSFHAFGVEPWTLGEASRHRLRAQLFLAPQTPPLPPRQRVVTAVLAARLPQWSVWRALVSLFKPADPEAAWQALSRFNLGDKLYARVDRLSGGERQRCGLARLLLSPAKSLLVDEPLSALDPALSELTLTTLREEARARNATLICSLHQVDLALGHFQRIVALRDGRIAFDLPRDQVTPQMIATLYQGEQPPAAAKTGDDHDAVAVKLGVGACL is encoded by the coding sequence ATGCCAACGTATCAACTGCAAGACCTGACCGTCCGCCATCTCGGCGGGCGTTCTGCCCCCGCGCTGCAAGCCATCAACCTGACCGTCGAACAGGGCGAGCAACTGGCCCTGATCGGCCCTTCCGGCGCCGGCAAGACTACCCTGCTGGCGACGCTGTCCCTGTCCCACAAGCCGTCCGAAGGCAGCTTCCATGCCTTCGGCGTCGAGCCGTGGACGCTGGGCGAAGCGTCGCGTCACCGCTTGCGCGCGCAGTTGTTCCTGGCGCCGCAAACGCCGCCGCTGCCGCCGCGCCAGCGCGTGGTGACGGCGGTGCTGGCCGCGCGCCTGCCGCAATGGAGCGTGTGGCGCGCGCTGGTATCGCTGTTCAAGCCTGCAGACCCGGAAGCCGCATGGCAGGCACTGTCGCGCTTCAATCTGGGCGATAAACTGTATGCGCGCGTCGACCGCCTGTCCGGCGGTGAGCGCCAGCGCTGCGGTCTGGCGCGCCTGCTGCTGTCGCCGGCCAAGTCGCTGCTGGTGGACGAGCCGCTGTCCGCGCTCGATCCCGCCCTGTCCGAACTGACCCTGACCACGCTGCGCGAAGAAGCCAGGGCGCGCAACGCCACGCTGATTTGCAGCCTGCACCAGGTGGACCTGGCGCTAGGCCACTTCCAGCGCATCGTCGCCCTGCGCGACGGCCGCATCGCCTTCGATCTGCCGCGCGACCAGGTCACCCCGCAGATGATCGCCACGCTGTATCAGGGCGAACAGCCGCCGGCCGCTGCGAAGACCGGCGACGATCACGACGCCGTGGCGGTCAAACTCGGCGTAGGCGCTTGCCTGTAA
- a CDS encoding putative selenate ABC transporter substrate-binding protein, translating to MKFSLKSLLATSLMLAASWSQAQSADHVFRVSAIPDEAPTELQRKFKPLGEYLEKKIGMKVEFTPVTDYAASVEALINKKVDMVWFGGFTFVQANERSKGAITPLVQRAEDEKFRSVFVTTSKSINSLADLKGKTLSFGSESSTSGHLMPRYYLLAAKINPDTDLKRIAFSGAHDATVAAVAGGKVDAGALNISVWEKLIEAKKVDPSVVRVFYTTPGYYDYNWSVRTDMNADLKKKLTDAFLALDANKPEDKAIMDLQRATKFIPTKVDNYKNIEAAAKNAGLLK from the coding sequence ATGAAATTCTCCCTCAAATCCCTGCTGGCAACGAGCCTGATGCTGGCCGCTTCGTGGTCGCAAGCCCAATCGGCTGATCACGTGTTCCGCGTCTCCGCCATCCCGGACGAAGCGCCGACCGAGCTGCAACGCAAGTTCAAGCCACTGGGTGAATATCTGGAGAAGAAAATCGGCATGAAGGTCGAGTTCACCCCGGTGACCGACTACGCCGCCTCGGTGGAAGCCCTGATCAACAAAAAGGTCGACATGGTCTGGTTTGGTGGCTTTACCTTCGTGCAGGCCAATGAACGCAGCAAGGGCGCCATCACGCCGCTGGTGCAGCGCGCCGAAGATGAAAAATTCCGTTCGGTGTTCGTCACCACCAGCAAGAGCATCAACAGCCTGGCCGACCTGAAAGGTAAGACCCTGAGCTTCGGTTCCGAGTCCTCGACCTCCGGCCACCTGATGCCGCGCTACTACCTGCTGGCCGCCAAGATCAATCCGGACACCGATCTGAAACGCATCGCCTTCTCCGGCGCGCATGACGCCACCGTGGCTGCCGTTGCCGGCGGCAAGGTCGATGCTGGCGCGCTGAATATCTCGGTGTGGGAAAAGCTGATCGAAGCCAAAAAGGTCGATCCAAGCGTGGTGCGCGTGTTCTACACCACCCCAGGCTACTACGATTACAACTGGTCGGTGCGCACCGACATGAACGCCGATCTGAAGAAAAAGCTGACCGACGCCTTCCTGGCGCTGGATGCCAACAAGCCTGAAGATAAAGCGATCATGGACCTGCAACGCGCAACCAAGTTCATTCCGACCAAAGTAGACAACTACAAGAACATCGAAGCCGCAGCCAAGAACGCCGGCCTGCTGAAGTAA